A stretch of the Cheilinus undulatus linkage group 11, ASM1832078v1, whole genome shotgun sequence genome encodes the following:
- the prickle3 gene encoding prickle planar cell polarity protein 3 produces the protein MFLRGSKKRRSNRSQEEEDPDRGQPCMRCGDQCPGFRVHGWRKICVHCKCVREEHAVRTVPGQLEKMMTKLVSDFQRHSISDDDSGCASEEYAWVPPGLKPEQVYQYFSCLPEDRVPYVNSPGERYRIKQLLHQLPAHDSEPQYCNSLDDEEKKELRLFSQQRKRENLGRGVVRLFPVTMTGAICQQCGRQICGGDIAVFASRAGHGSCWHPQCFQCASCSELLVDLIYFYQDGQIYCGRHHAERLKPRCQACDEIILADECTEAEGRYWHMKHFCCFECEAALGGQRYIMRESRPYCCSCYESLYAEYCDTCGEHIGIDQGQMTYEGQHWHAVEACFCCARCRLPLLGRPFLPRAGLIYCSRPCSLGEDPNNSDSCDSALHSRSSQHRRGGSAEKLEQTQCGSPLQPLEGNNPPAKDYTRTAVENRGVHCTAPVQNGAPSPSGHPRGSYSPLPHIHLGNGLGPSWPSDLPHYSLLPADIKPPAAGLQFQTQLNGNAGLTGLSSRGTSAAKDCRNWVEKTNQVMQVFPPQIDSHANHLTSPDSPPLPPNPSILPPPLPIKSKDLLPPELPPPVLPQPEVQPSDSPPPLTRSSTARVSFREPISSSYSVDEDEDENEEEHQEGGENQQDEDEMEEGFGSRLNLRKGIPPQMDLLDGSSYHQRSLRRGWSRCRVPSDPSLHPGAERRPHRSRPDRPRLETLEWRGEKERDNRCSASLTLQPGQYKHGESCSTCSSSSDSEEEGFFLGQPIPLPPQLRKQPEEGRAEEKEVQRDSGLRGSFRRRRAHSLGAKDKDKNCAIS, from the exons GAAGATTTGTGTTCACTGCAAGTGTGTGCGAGAGGAGCATGCCGTTCGCACAGTGCCGGGCCAGCTGGAAAAGATGATGACGAAGCTGGTATCAGACTTCCAGAGGCACTCCATCTCTGACGACGACTCGGGCTGTGCCTCAGAGGAGTACGCATGGGTCCCACCTGGGCTCAAGCCTGAACAG GTTTACCAGTATTTCAGCTGCCTGCCAGAGGACAGAGTGCCTTATGTGAACAGTCCAGGAGAGAGATACCGGATCAAACAACTGCTGCACCAGCTCCCAGCACACGACAGCGAG CCTCAGTACTGTAACTCTCTGGATGACGAGGAGAAGAAGGAGCTGCGTTTGTTCAGccagcagagaaaaagagaaaacctGGGCCGTGGCGTCGTCAGGCTCTTTCCTGTCACAATGACAGGAGCGATCTGCCAACAG tGTGGCAGACAGATCTGCGGTGGAGACATAGCAGTGTTTGCCAGCCGGGCGGGACACGGCAGCTGCTGGCACCCTCAGTGTTTCCAGTGCGCCTCCTGCAGCGAGCTGCTCGTCGATCTGATTTACTTCTACCAGGACGGACAGATCTACTGCGGACGGCACCACGCTGAGAGGCTCAAACCTCGCTGCCAGGCCTGCGACGAG ATCATTCTGGCAGATGAATGTACGGAGGCAGAGGGAAGATACTGGCACATGAAGCACTTCTGTTGTTTTGAGTGTGAGGCTGCGCTGGGAGGTCAGCGCTACATCATGAGAGAGAGTCGACCGTACTGCTGCTCCTGCTACGAATCGCTGTACGCAGAGTACTGTGACACCTGTGGAGAACACATAG GTATCGATCAGGGTCAGATGACCTATGAGGGTCAGCACTGGCACGCTGTGGAGGCGTGTTTCTGCTGCGCCCGCTGTCGGCTCCCTCTGCTTGGGCGTCCGTTCCTCCCTCGGGCCGGGCTTATTTACTGCTCCAGACCCTGCTCGCTGGGAGAAGACCCCAACAATTCAGACTCTTGTGACTCTGCGCTGCACAGCAGGTCATCTCAGCACAGACGGGGTGGGTCGGCAGAGAAACTGGAGCAGACACAGTGTGGTTCGCCACTGCAGCCACTAGAGGGCAACAATCCTCCTGCAAAAGACTACACTCGCACTGCAGTGGAAAACAGAG GTGTTCACTGCACCGCTCCAGTTCAAAACGGAGCTCCTTCACCCAGCGGTCACCCAAGAGGATCCTACTCCCCTCTTCCCCACATTCATTTAGGGAATGGATTAGGTCCATCTTGGCCCAGTGACCTTCCTCACTACAGTTTACTTCCAGCAGACATCAAACCTCCTGCTGCTGGTCTTCAGTTTCAGACACAGCTCAATGGAAATGCTGGACTGACTGGTCTTAGTTCAAGAGGAACCTCTGCTGCTAAAGACTGCAGGAACTGGGTGGAGAAGACAAATCAAGTTATGCAAG TGTTTCCTCCTCAGATAGACTCACACGCAAACCACCTCACTTCACCAGACTCCCCTCCCCTCCCGCCCAACCCCTccatcctccctcctcctcttcctatTAAATCCAAAGACTTGTTACCCCCTGAGTTGCCGCCACCAGTCCTCCCCCAACCAGAGGTTCAGCCCTCAGACTCCCCGCCCCCGCTGACTCGCAGCAGCACAGCCAGGGTCAGCTTCAGAGAGCCAATCAGCAGCAGCTACTCTGTggatgaggatgaagatgagAACGAGGAGGAGCATCAGGAAGGAGGGGAAAACCAGCAGGACGAGGACGAGATGGAGGAAGGTTTCGGAAGCAGGCTAAATCTTCGGAAAGGCATCCCACCTCAGATGGATCTGCTGG ATGGATCCTCCTACCACCAGAGGAGTCTACGGCGAGGCTGGAGCCGCTGCCGTGTCCCCTCAGACCCGTCACTCCACCCCGGAGCAGAGAGGCGCCCCCATCGCTCACGGCCCGACAGGCCTCGGCTCGAGACGCTCGAGTGGAGAGgcgagaaagagagagacaaccGGTGCTCCGCCTCTCTGACCCTCCAGCCTGGCCAGTACAAACATGGAGAGTCCTGCTCCacctgctcctcatcctcagacTCAGAGGAGGAGGGCTTCTTCCTCGGACAGCCCATCCCTCTGCCGCCGCAGCTGCGAAAGCAACCGGAGGAggggagagcagaggagaaggAGGTGCAGAGAGACTCGGGGTTGAGAGGAAGCTTCAGGAGGAGACGAGCCCACAGCCTGGGGGCAAAGGACAAAGATAAAAACTGTGCTATCTCCTAA